DNA from Candidatus Parvarchaeota archaeon:
AGCTTCCTGAACCCGACAGAGCTGTTAATCCTCTGGTCTGCTCCAGAAAGGAGGTTTGCGTCGTTTGTGATTCCGATAAGGCCAAAGCTGACGCCAAAAAGCTCGCCTGAGCGTGCAAAGTCGTAAAGCACCTTCCACTCGTCCTTTTGCGACACGAAAAGCCTGTCTATTTCATCAAGCACAAGCACTGGAACGCGCTTTTCCATCCTGCAGATTTGACCTATCCTATCCAGTATTTCATCGGCCGCAATCCCGCGGCGCGGAAGAATCTCCCCAAGCTTGGTTGCAACAAAATTGAGTATTGAAAAGCGGGTTGAAAACTCCCAGCAGTTGACGTAAATTGGGACTGCTTTTTGAGTGTACTGCGCAAGCTGGAGAAGCACATGGCGGCTGCAGCTTGTCTTGCCCGTGCCAGAAGAGCCGACAAGAAGAAGGTTTTCAGGCTTTTTGCCAACAGGGATGTTCCTAAGCGCATAGGCCAGTTCCGTTATGTAGCTTTGCCTGTGGACAAGGGCGTCCGGCAAATATTCAGGAGTGAGCGCAGACTCGTTTTTGAAAATTGCCCCCGACTGTGCATCAGCCCGCGCGGCAACTTCCCTGAATATGTTTTGCATGGAAAGAAATTGGCCGGTCAGTTTAATATAATATATAGTAAGGCGGCTGATGTGCCGGTTTTGTG
Protein-coding regions in this window:
- a CDS encoding AAA family ATPase: MQNIFREVAARADAQSGAIFKNESALTPEYLPDALVHRQSYITELAYALRNIPVGKKPENLLLVGSSGTGKTSCSRHVLLQLAQYTQKAVPIYVNCWEFSTRFSILNFVATKLGEILPRRGIAADEILDRIGQICRMEKRVPVLVLDEIDRLFVSQKDEWKVLYDFARSGELFGVSFGLIGITNDANLLSGADQRINSSVGFRKLAFEKYTPAQLKDILFSRASEAFFPNALDLEVVPVCAAIGAKNNGDARVSIAALWKAGRLAEKEGVKKVQVSHVKSVSGEVLEEIRNRDIELLSDNEKIIISSVKSNGGRIESGRLYKILSEKKIEERTARNYIEKLVAGGFLNLQHLQLAHGRTREIALA